A single Methylomonas sp. AM2-LC DNA region contains:
- the minE gene encoding cell division topological specificity factor MinE — protein MSLLDYFRSSKPNTASLAKERLQILVAHERSSRNKPSYLPKLQQELLEVIRKYVNVEQDAITVNFEQDGNQETLELNIVLPDGR, from the coding sequence ATGAGTCTCTTGGATTATTTTAGATCGTCGAAACCTAATACCGCTTCTTTGGCTAAAGAGCGTTTGCAAATTTTGGTTGCCCATGAACGATCATCCCGTAATAAGCCATCCTATTTGCCGAAATTGCAACAGGAATTACTGGAAGTCATACGTAAATATGTTAATGTTGAACAGGATGCAATTACGGTTAATTTTGAACAAGACGGTAACCAGGAAACCTTAGAGCTGAATATCGTATTGCCTGATGGACGTTGA
- the minD gene encoding septum site-determining protein MinD, producing the protein MARIIVVTSGKGGVGKTTTSAAIAMGLAKRGHKTAVIDFDVGLRNLDLIMGCERRVVYDLVNVINNEATLNQALIKDKRCDQLFILPASQTRDKDALTTEGVGKVLEELSKDFKYIVCDSPAGIERGATLAMYFADDAFVVTNPEVSSVRDSDRMLGILSSKSRRAEKGEEPIKEYLLLSRYAPDRVKLGEMLSVEDVQEILSLHLLGVIPESKSVLNASNSGTPVILDEQSDAGQAYTDIVARYLGENRPHRFIDEEKKGLFSKLFGR; encoded by the coding sequence TTGGCCAGAATAATCGTAGTAACATCAGGCAAAGGCGGAGTGGGGAAAACCACGACTAGCGCGGCAATCGCGATGGGTTTGGCTAAGCGTGGACATAAAACCGCTGTCATCGATTTTGATGTTGGGTTACGTAATCTTGATTTAATTATGGGATGTGAGCGTCGGGTAGTTTATGATTTAGTGAATGTTATTAATAACGAAGCAACCCTGAATCAGGCGCTGATCAAAGATAAGCGTTGTGATCAGCTTTTCATACTTCCGGCCTCACAGACCCGCGATAAAGATGCCTTAACTACTGAGGGTGTTGGTAAAGTTTTGGAGGAGCTTTCTAAAGATTTTAAATATATTGTTTGCGATTCTCCTGCAGGTATAGAACGTGGTGCTACACTTGCTATGTATTTTGCTGATGATGCATTTGTGGTGACTAATCCTGAAGTTTCGTCTGTTCGAGATTCTGATCGAATGTTGGGAATCTTATCCAGCAAGTCTCGTCGGGCAGAAAAGGGTGAGGAACCCATTAAAGAATATCTATTACTATCCCGTTATGCTCCTGATCGGGTTAAGTTGGGTGAAATGTTGAGCGTTGAAGACGTTCAGGAAATTCTATCTTTACATTTGTTAGGTGTTATACCGGAATCAAAATCGGTGCTGAATGCCTCTAACTCAGGAACACCAGTCATTTTGGATGAACAATCTGATGCTGGTCAAGCGTATACAGATATTGTGGCCCGCTACTTGGGAGAAAACAGACCGCATCGTTTTATTGATGAAGAAAAAAAGGGTTTATTTAGTAAGCTGTTCGGGAGGTAA
- a CDS encoding winged helix-turn-helix domain-containing protein, with protein sequence MIDVIGDAAGKIWHFLNEHGEASVNKVTVETELNKNDVQRAIGWLAKEGKLHIEVKGRVETLSLK encoded by the coding sequence ATGATAGATGTTATTGGTGATGCTGCTGGAAAAATCTGGCATTTTTTAAACGAACATGGTGAAGCGAGTGTTAATAAAGTAACCGTTGAAACCGAACTTAACAAAAATGATGTACAGCGTGCTATTGGTTGGTTGGCGAAAGAAGGTAAATTGCATATTGAAGTGAAAGGTCGTGTCGAAACCCTTTCACTAAAATAA
- a CDS encoding glycosyltransferase, with protein sequence MKAKIATFLTLVFLVAVNLGVWSYVNNPLQLPSWNKTMMGLTFNPMRRDSNPQKGIYPTKEQIAEDVQLLVGKAHSIRTYTSLEGMEIVPELAAKYGEHLAMGAWNDYEKNEETTDEKELENRKRIHEKNREELESLIALANQYPKAIVRTLVGNESILRVRNAAGANEVEANAKGEAQVQQIIESIREVKKRTWKPVSTSETWKIWLTYPQLGNEADYIAAHILPYWEGIPVDKAVDYVFERYHELQQTFPGKQIVLTEVGWPSDGKPYAQAIPSLENQARFLREFLNRATEENLVYYVVEAFDQPWKIDIEGSSGAYWGLFNADRQPKFPMEGDVLANPTWRNWATGAAILSIILMAAFLFTRKSLKLAGKFFFGIVVNLAASVLFWSASIVAARYQTSFSVVFWAILLIMQMMAILVLLTESLEIAEVLWHKKGRRSFKPLTPPDDFRYPKVSVHLPIHNEPPEMVRRTLNALAKVDYPNLEVLVMDNNTKDPNVWQPVQQDCDRLGPMFRFFHLDNWPGYKAGAINYALTNTASDAEIIAVIDSDYILSPDWLKSMVPFFDQENVGFVQSPQDYRDLHLGTFKEICYWEYAGFFNIGMVQRNEYNAIIQHGTMTMVRKSAFDKVGAWSEWCICEDSELGLRLYEAGYDSVYCKESFGRGLMPDTFSGYMTQRFRWVYGAMQIIKHHWRHFLPNKNSSLTSAQRYYFVAGWLPWFSDALALIFTMASLILTAMLLQNPEQSELPVNAFLLPTIGLFGFKVLRGLWLYKARVACSLFQSLGAALAGLSLTHTVARGTLQGLFTSGKPFMRTPKYEQQGPLVAGLLIIWQELLLLSLLIAGIVAMRAEPHFDNLSGQLWVAVLAVQSVPYIATFLTILISVAPNYLPDRKQTADEVDEV encoded by the coding sequence ATGAAAGCCAAAATAGCCACTTTTCTTACCCTTGTGTTTCTGGTTGCTGTTAACTTGGGCGTTTGGTCCTATGTGAACAATCCCCTACAACTGCCATCTTGGAATAAAACTATGATGGGGCTAACATTTAACCCTATGCGTAGAGATTCTAATCCGCAAAAAGGCATTTATCCAACTAAAGAACAAATTGCCGAAGATGTACAGCTTTTAGTGGGAAAAGCGCATTCGATCAGAACCTATACTTCCTTGGAAGGCATGGAAATAGTGCCAGAATTGGCAGCAAAATATGGCGAACATTTAGCCATGGGGGCTTGGAATGATTATGAGAAAAATGAAGAAACTACCGATGAAAAAGAATTAGAAAATCGTAAAAGAATTCATGAGAAAAATCGCGAAGAATTAGAAAGTCTGATTGCATTGGCCAATCAATATCCAAAAGCGATTGTTAGAACCTTAGTAGGTAATGAAAGTATTTTAAGAGTCAGAAATGCGGCGGGAGCAAATGAAGTCGAAGCTAATGCCAAAGGAGAGGCGCAGGTTCAACAAATTATTGAATCTATCCGCGAAGTAAAAAAACGTACATGGAAACCCGTTAGTACCTCAGAAACTTGGAAAATTTGGCTAACCTATCCACAATTGGGTAACGAAGCCGACTATATTGCTGCGCATATTTTGCCTTATTGGGAAGGTATTCCTGTCGACAAAGCGGTTGATTATGTTTTTGAGCGTTATCACGAATTACAGCAAACTTTTCCTGGTAAACAGATAGTGCTGACTGAGGTGGGTTGGCCATCTGATGGTAAGCCTTATGCACAAGCAATACCGTCTTTAGAAAATCAGGCCAGATTTTTACGCGAATTTCTTAATCGAGCCACAGAAGAAAATCTGGTTTACTACGTGGTGGAAGCGTTTGATCAACCTTGGAAAATTGATATTGAAGGTAGTTCCGGTGCTTATTGGGGATTGTTTAATGCTGACAGACAGCCAAAGTTTCCAATGGAAGGCGATGTGTTGGCCAACCCAACCTGGCGGAATTGGGCTACAGGAGCGGCCATATTAAGTATTATTTTAATGGCAGCTTTCTTGTTTACGCGGAAAAGTTTGAAGCTGGCGGGTAAGTTCTTTTTCGGTATCGTCGTCAATTTGGCTGCATCGGTCTTATTTTGGTCGGCTTCCATTGTTGCGGCACGTTATCAAACCTCGTTTTCAGTGGTATTCTGGGCAATTTTGTTAATCATGCAGATGATGGCTATTCTGGTGTTACTGACAGAAAGTCTAGAGATTGCAGAAGTGTTATGGCATAAAAAGGGGCGGCGTAGCTTTAAGCCATTAACCCCGCCAGACGATTTTAGATATCCTAAAGTATCAGTGCATTTGCCTATACATAATGAGCCACCGGAAATGGTGCGTCGAACTCTCAATGCTTTGGCAAAAGTTGATTATCCAAATCTGGAAGTTTTGGTCATGGATAACAACACTAAAGACCCCAATGTTTGGCAACCAGTACAACAGGATTGTGATCGTCTTGGTCCTATGTTTCGCTTTTTTCATCTGGATAATTGGCCGGGCTACAAGGCGGGAGCTATTAACTATGCTTTAACCAATACTGCCAGCGATGCAGAAATTATTGCTGTGATCGATAGTGATTATATTTTGTCACCCGATTGGTTAAAGTCAATGGTACCGTTTTTTGATCAGGAAAACGTTGGCTTTGTGCAATCGCCGCAAGATTATCGAGATTTACATCTTGGCACTTTTAAAGAGATCTGCTATTGGGAATATGCTGGATTTTTCAATATAGGTATGGTTCAGCGTAACGAATACAACGCAATCATTCAGCATGGCACCATGACCATGGTTAGAAAATCAGCATTTGATAAAGTTGGTGCCTGGAGCGAATGGTGTATCTGCGAAGATAGTGAATTAGGTTTGCGGCTTTACGAAGCAGGCTATGACTCGGTTTACTGCAAAGAATCTTTCGGTCGTGGATTGATGCCGGATACCTTTTCTGGTTATATGACGCAACGTTTTCGCTGGGTTTATGGTGCAATGCAGATTATAAAACATCATTGGCGGCATTTTTTACCGAATAAAAACTCTTCGCTCACTTCAGCGCAGCGTTATTATTTTGTGGCTGGCTGGTTGCCCTGGTTTTCAGACGCCTTAGCTTTAATCTTTACGATGGCCAGTTTGATATTAACCGCCATGTTGCTGCAAAATCCAGAGCAAAGTGAATTACCGGTAAATGCTTTTCTACTGCCTACCATAGGTTTGTTTGGATTTAAGGTGTTACGCGGTTTATGGTTATATAAAGCGCGAGTTGCCTGTTCATTGTTCCAGTCTTTGGGTGCTGCTCTAGCGGGGTTGTCTTTAACGCATACTGTTGCGCGTGGCACTTTGCAAGGCTTATTCACGTCAGGAAAGCCATTCATGCGCACACCAAAATATGAACAGCAAGGCCCTTTAGTTGCGGGTTTATTGATAATCTGGCAAGAATTATTGTTGTTAAGTTTATTAATTGCCGGCATAGTCGCTATGCGTGCCGAGCCACATTTTGATAATTTGAGTGGTCAGTTGTGGGTGGCAGTTTTAGCCGTACAGTCAGTGCCTTATATTGCAACATTCTTAACCATATTAATCAGTGTTGCTCCTAATTATTTGCCAGATAGAAAGCAAACTGCTGATGAAGTCGATGAGGTATGA
- the raiA gene encoding ribosome-associated translation inhibitor RaiA: MQVSITGHHVDVTDSLKAHVEDKFTKLKRHFDNVVDVHVILTVEKLEQKAEATVQISGAKLFADDVQEDMYVAIDNMVDKLDRQVVKFKEKNQNHR; encoded by the coding sequence ATGCAAGTTAGTATCACAGGACATCATGTAGATGTGACCGATTCATTAAAAGCACATGTCGAAGACAAATTTACCAAATTAAAACGCCATTTCGATAATGTAGTCGATGTGCATGTCATTTTGACCGTTGAGAAGCTGGAACAGAAAGCTGAAGCCACAGTGCAAATCAGTGGTGCAAAATTGTTTGCTGATGATGTTCAGGAAGATATGTACGTTGCGATTGATAATATGGTCGATAAACTTGACAGACAAGTTGTCAAATTTAAAGAAAAAAACCAAAATCATCGTTAA
- a CDS encoding SulP family inorganic anion transporter — translation MSTSSPTTLPQTGIPGLIENWRSDLLSGFLVFLIALPLCLGISIASGFPPMAGIITAIIGGLVVSRISGSFVTINGPAAGLIVVILDSVQDLGHGDAIAGYHLTLAAIVIASIFQILMGINKAGKLSAFFPSSVVHGMLAAIGIIIMAKQIHTLLGVKPAAKSLLGIIAEVPHSLFNLAPEIALIGGTGLVLLISWTFIQSKNLKMIPAPLLVVLIGLGLGHMLATQAKFLVAVPENFTDGFSLPDFSKIGEFEFWKQVITIWLVGSLESLLSASAVDKLDPYKRNSNLNRDLTAVGVGNLLSGLIGGLPMIAEIVRSSANINNGAKTGWANFFHGAFLLIFVALFPALINQIPLTSLAALLVFTGFRLASPKEFAHTWHIGVDNFIVFIATIIGVLATDLLIGVGIGIIVELLIHLSRGLKINNIFSLAYHIDQTDADTYRIKVSGAAVFSNYIAIKSLLSDFPEHKTIYFDLTEAELIDHTVMEFIDHYAHEYNLGGGKCEIVGLDNHESYSSHHLAARRKVNNI, via the coding sequence ATGTCAACTTCATCTCCAACCACCTTACCGCAAACTGGTATACCCGGACTTATCGAAAACTGGCGTAGTGATCTACTATCCGGTTTTTTGGTATTTTTAATCGCACTCCCGCTGTGTTTAGGTATTTCCATTGCCTCTGGTTTCCCTCCCATGGCAGGTATTATTACCGCCATCATCGGTGGCTTAGTAGTCTCTAGAATAAGCGGTTCATTTGTAACCATTAACGGTCCCGCCGCAGGCTTGATTGTTGTTATTCTCGATTCCGTGCAGGACTTAGGACACGGAGATGCCATAGCCGGTTATCATTTAACACTGGCAGCTATTGTTATCGCGAGTATTTTTCAAATTTTGATGGGGATTAATAAAGCCGGTAAGCTTAGCGCTTTTTTTCCCTCATCCGTAGTACATGGTATGCTGGCCGCCATTGGCATTATTATTATGGCCAAGCAAATTCATACTTTGTTGGGCGTAAAACCAGCAGCCAAAAGCCTGCTAGGAATCATTGCTGAGGTACCTCATTCCTTATTCAATCTAGCGCCTGAAATTGCGTTGATTGGTGGCACAGGCTTGGTTTTACTGATTAGCTGGACTTTTATCCAAAGCAAAAACCTAAAAATGATTCCAGCACCTTTATTGGTAGTACTGATTGGTTTGGGCTTAGGTCATATGCTGGCTACACAGGCAAAATTTCTGGTCGCTGTGCCGGAAAACTTTACCGATGGCTTTTCTTTGCCTGATTTTTCTAAAATTGGCGAGTTTGAGTTTTGGAAACAAGTCATCACCATCTGGCTGGTAGGTAGTCTGGAAAGCTTATTAAGTGCCTCCGCAGTTGATAAACTTGACCCATACAAACGCAACTCGAATTTGAATCGTGATTTAACAGCTGTCGGGGTGGGTAATCTGCTATCCGGTTTAATCGGTGGCTTACCTATGATTGCTGAAATCGTGCGGAGCTCCGCCAACATTAACAATGGTGCTAAAACTGGCTGGGCTAACTTTTTTCACGGTGCGTTTCTACTGATTTTTGTAGCATTATTTCCTGCGTTAATTAACCAAATTCCATTAACTTCATTGGCCGCATTACTGGTGTTCACCGGTTTTCGCCTTGCGTCACCTAAGGAATTTGCACATACTTGGCATATTGGTGTCGATAACTTTATCGTGTTTATTGCCACTATCATCGGCGTGCTTGCCACAGACTTGTTGATCGGTGTGGGTATAGGTATTATTGTCGAACTATTGATACACCTGAGCCGTGGACTTAAAATTAACAACATTTTCTCACTGGCTTATCATATCGATCAAACTGATGCCGATACTTATCGTATTAAAGTAAGTGGTGCGGCAGTATTTTCAAACTACATTGCTATTAAAAGTTTGCTATCTGACTTTCCTGAGCACAAAACTATCTATTTTGATTTGACCGAGGCTGAATTAATCGATCACACCGTCATGGAGTTTATCGACCATTATGCTCATGAATATAATCTGGGTGGAGGTAAATGTGAAATTGTTGGGCTAGACAATCACGAGAGCTATTCTTCCCACCATCTTGCCGCGAGACGCAAAGTAAATAATATTTAA
- a CDS encoding DUF2309 domain-containing protein → MSSKTIKQDYHQPATGFNLDSCIEHLAHWLPTQGPIKDFIHHNTLHAFQHLSFHEALSVAGKLFGACSYLPLDDYQRLYKEGRIKEYALDWALAQTGCSELQQKQIRVKLFESDKHSHFPPVSLANHGIRNALRTKLEIDLNALVHPIIFRLLSSFLDQGISRWTLPKHGESFWDCVLRLTKNSFIPLYPFDEPAVRVLLDKNPDEIITICLQKLVGSEKLYEQYLLEVLLAHPGWSGMVRIVEETPQCLLIPRKISLKELLAVELLCELAIIISKKGQNFAAISKLTNLQSIPLLTGDVLQPKVPLRMRVWHDAMEWALHSELLIALKNQPIPSLGEELASKSPPEVQAFFCIDDRECSIRRYLEEYNPSIETFGAAGFFGIDFYYQGLDDAYPVAQCPVVITPKHLVKAVPVQQSVEPKGNAIDGFGKMHFSSHSMFRGWIYTQTLGLGYAVKMAWNVFRPTSKLPGIKTLSEVEAHSHLHLLRETDEPTPDGHFLGFSLSEMADRIGSLLRNIGLTNNFAPLVVVIAHGSSSVNNPHFAAYDCGACSGKSGAPNARAFAWMANNQGVRDILYGRGIEIPDSTRFVAALHNTSRDEISYFDLEANDESTISGFSSFKLAMQEALKRNAHERCRWFELGPQSGLQEESHDHVKSRASSIFEPRPEYNHSNNLYCIVGRRALTRGLFMDRRAFLHSYDPASDPTGDSLVKIMSAIFPVCGGINLEYLFCRIDNSVYGAGTKLPHNVIGLLGVANGVEGDLRTGLPQQMVEVHEPARLLIVIDQTRDIIDQSLAKLGDLNTWTENEWVRMVACEPGSRDLYHYSKQGWQSIEFPADIDVPVATCSESIITLRNKTIPVHQFSGELS, encoded by the coding sequence ATGAGCAGTAAAACTATAAAGCAAGATTACCATCAACCAGCTACCGGTTTTAATTTGGATTCCTGTATTGAACATTTGGCTCATTGGTTACCTACTCAGGGACCGATAAAAGATTTTATTCATCATAATACCTTACATGCTTTTCAACACTTATCCTTTCACGAAGCCTTGTCAGTTGCGGGTAAACTATTTGGTGCTTGTAGTTATTTGCCATTGGACGATTACCAACGATTGTATAAGGAAGGCAGAATAAAAGAGTACGCACTGGATTGGGCGTTGGCGCAAACTGGTTGTTCAGAACTACAGCAAAAACAGATACGCGTTAAGTTGTTTGAGTCGGATAAACATAGTCATTTTCCCCCCGTTTCTCTTGCAAATCATGGTATTCGTAATGCCTTACGTACCAAACTTGAAATTGATTTGAATGCATTAGTGCATCCTATTATATTTCGTTTACTTTCCAGTTTTCTCGATCAGGGCATTAGTCGTTGGACACTACCGAAACACGGTGAGAGTTTTTGGGACTGTGTGTTAAGACTGACGAAAAATAGTTTTATACCTTTATATCCCTTTGATGAACCTGCCGTAAGGGTATTACTGGATAAAAATCCAGATGAAATAATCACTATTTGCTTGCAAAAATTAGTAGGTTCAGAAAAGTTGTACGAACAATATTTGCTGGAAGTATTACTTGCTCACCCTGGTTGGTCAGGTATGGTGAGAATTGTAGAAGAAACACCGCAATGCTTGTTAATACCCAGAAAAATTTCTTTGAAAGAATTGTTGGCCGTCGAGCTACTTTGTGAACTGGCGATTATTATCAGTAAAAAAGGCCAAAATTTTGCGGCAATCTCTAAATTAACGAATTTACAATCTATTCCTTTGCTGACAGGGGATGTGTTGCAACCAAAAGTACCTTTACGCATGAGGGTTTGGCATGATGCGATGGAGTGGGCTTTACATAGTGAGTTATTAATTGCGCTAAAAAACCAACCCATACCTTCGCTGGGTGAAGAACTGGCAAGTAAATCTCCTCCTGAGGTGCAAGCGTTCTTTTGTATTGATGATCGAGAATGCTCAATACGTCGTTATTTAGAAGAATACAATCCCAGCATCGAAACGTTTGGTGCGGCGGGTTTTTTTGGTATCGATTTTTATTATCAGGGATTGGATGATGCTTATCCGGTTGCGCAATGCCCAGTGGTCATAACTCCCAAGCATTTGGTAAAAGCTGTACCTGTTCAGCAATCGGTTGAACCAAAAGGTAATGCTATTGATGGGTTTGGCAAAATGCATTTTAGTAGCCACTCTATGTTTCGAGGCTGGATCTATACTCAAACCTTGGGGCTGGGGTATGCGGTAAAAATGGCGTGGAATGTGTTTCGACCCACTTCAAAATTACCAGGCATTAAAACGTTAAGTGAAGTAGAGGCACACAGTCACTTGCATTTACTTCGAGAAACAGACGAGCCCACTCCCGATGGACATTTTCTTGGCTTTTCGCTATCAGAAATGGCGGATCGCATTGGCAGTTTGTTACGTAATATTGGGCTGACGAATAATTTTGCACCCCTGGTTGTCGTCATTGCACATGGTTCCAGTAGTGTTAATAATCCGCACTTTGCAGCTTATGATTGCGGGGCTTGCTCGGGTAAGTCTGGTGCTCCAAATGCTCGAGCTTTTGCCTGGATGGCGAATAATCAGGGAGTAAGAGATATTTTATATGGACGCGGCATTGAAATTCCGGATAGTACCCGATTTGTAGCGGCCTTACATAATACCAGTCGTGACGAAATCAGCTATTTCGATTTGGAAGCTAATGATGAGTCAACTATTTCGGGCTTTTCGTCTTTCAAGCTAGCTATGCAAGAAGCCTTAAAACGTAATGCCCACGAACGGTGTCGCTGGTTTGAATTGGGTCCACAATCGGGTCTGCAGGAAGAGTCGCACGACCACGTTAAATCCCGAGCGTCTTCCATTTTTGAGCCACGGCCTGAATACAATCATTCCAATAATTTATACTGCATAGTGGGTCGCCGCGCTTTAACCCGTGGGCTTTTCATGGATAGACGAGCTTTTCTGCATTCCTACGATCCTGCCAGCGATCCCACCGGTGATTCGTTAGTTAAAATTATGTCTGCTATTTTTCCGGTCTGTGGTGGTATTAATCTGGAATACTTGTTTTGCCGGATAGATAATTCTGTCTATGGTGCAGGTACTAAATTACCTCATAATGTAATTGGGTTGCTTGGTGTTGCCAATGGCGTTGAAGGTGATTTACGTACAGGGCTACCGCAACAAATGGTCGAAGTACATGAGCCTGCGCGATTATTGATCGTGATTGATCAAACGCGTGACATTATCGATCAGAGCTTAGCTAAATTAGGTGATTTGAATACGTGGACGGAAAACGAATGGGTGCGGATGGTGGCATGTGAGCCGGGTAGTCGTGATTTATATCACTACTCCAAACAGGGCTGGCAAAGCATAGAGTTTCCTGCTGATATAGATGTGCCAGTAGCCACTTGCTCAGAAAGCATTATTACTTTACGCAATAAAACCATACCGGTGCATCAATTTTCAGGGGAACTTTCATGA
- the minC gene encoding septum site-determining protein MinC: MSIGTESLPMLALEFKSSTLTVPVLLLANNDLVTIDQQLQNKVAQAPEFFKNSPLLIDFQKLTAQSLPITLSEVIDIVRQHGFMPIGIRGGSEQQNTEALAMNLPVHNLVGQKTEQTEKKIEKNLSTPGIENSTAQSQSIENKLITHPVRSGQRVYAKGDLIVTATVSAGAEIMAEGNIHVYGSLRGRALAGVLGDENSRIFCSDLQAELISIAGTYQLRDDLSAYAPHKPVQISLENQKLIIKDI; this comes from the coding sequence ATGTCAATCGGTACCGAATCTTTGCCAATGCTAGCTTTAGAATTTAAAAGCTCTACGTTAACAGTGCCAGTTCTGCTGTTAGCTAATAATGATCTGGTAACTATTGATCAGCAATTACAAAATAAAGTTGCTCAAGCCCCTGAGTTTTTTAAAAACTCACCATTACTGATAGATTTTCAAAAGTTGACGGCTCAAAGTCTTCCTATTACCCTTAGCGAAGTGATTGATATTGTCCGGCAGCATGGATTTATGCCTATAGGCATTCGTGGTGGAAGTGAACAACAAAATACCGAAGCTCTGGCGATGAATTTACCAGTACATAATTTGGTAGGGCAAAAAACGGAACAGACCGAAAAAAAAATAGAAAAGAATTTATCGACACCCGGTATTGAAAATTCGACTGCACAAAGTCAGTCAATAGAGAATAAATTAATTACCCATCCGGTGCGTTCTGGGCAGCGGGTTTATGCCAAAGGCGACCTGATTGTTACGGCAACCGTCAGTGCTGGAGCAGAAATCATGGCTGAAGGCAATATTCATGTCTATGGTTCTTTGCGTGGACGGGCTTTAGCTGGCGTACTTGGAGACGAAAACAGCCGGATATTTTGTTCTGATTTACAGGCAGAATTAATTTCAATTGCTGGAACTTACCAGTTACGCGATGATTTAAGCGCTTATGCGCCGCATAAACCGGTACAAATCAGCTTAGAAAATCAAAAGCTGATTATCAAAGACATTTAA
- the rapZ gene encoding RNase adapter RapZ encodes MKLVIVSGLSGSGKSIAIDTLEDCGYYCIDNLPVALLEDFINHIVLEDSETYHKTAIGIDARNRTKKLAEFPRCLEFIRGKGIECEVIYMEAEESIILKRYSETRRRHPLSTESLPLREALEFERELLRPVAERADIVIDTSFTHYHQLRELLKCSLGERDRASLSILFQSFGFKYGIPLDADFVFDARCLPNPFWASELRGLNGKDPQVVEFLNNETIVNEFLQDVCSFIARWAPRFEADNRSYLTIAIGCTGGQHRSVFLVEALSQYFKDNIPNVIVRHRELR; translated from the coding sequence ATGAAATTGGTTATCGTCAGTGGTTTGTCCGGTTCTGGTAAAAGTATTGCTATTGATACTTTGGAGGATTGTGGTTATTACTGCATTGACAATTTGCCGGTGGCATTGTTGGAAGATTTCATTAATCATATCGTATTGGAAGATTCTGAAACCTATCACAAAACTGCAATCGGAATTGACGCCAGAAACCGTACCAAAAAGTTGGCAGAATTTCCAAGATGTTTGGAATTTATACGAGGTAAAGGCATAGAATGTGAAGTTATCTATATGGAGGCTGAGGAAAGTATTATTCTTAAGCGCTATAGCGAAACTCGTCGCCGACACCCGTTGAGCACAGAAAGTCTGCCGCTTAGAGAAGCTCTGGAGTTTGAACGAGAGTTATTAAGACCTGTTGCTGAACGTGCAGATATTGTTATTGATACCAGTTTTACACATTACCATCAATTGCGGGAATTGTTAAAATGTAGTTTAGGTGAGCGAGATAGGGCTTCATTGTCTATTTTATTCCAATCATTTGGATTCAAATATGGTATCCCTCTCGATGCAGACTTTGTGTTTGATGCACGTTGTTTACCCAATCCGTTTTGGGCTTCGGAATTAAGAGGTCTGAATGGAAAAGACCCTCAGGTGGTAGAGTTTTTAAACAATGAGACTATCGTTAACGAGTTTTTGCAAGATGTTTGCAGTTTTATTGCGCGTTGGGCTCCACGTTTTGAAGCGGATAATCGTAGTTATTTAACAATCGCCATCGGCTGTACCGGTGGGCAACATCGTTCAGTTTTTTTGGTTGAGGCCTTGAGTCAATATTTTAAAGATAATATACCAAATGTCATTGTTCGGCATCGCGAGCTGCGTTAA